The Caulifigura coniformis genome includes a region encoding these proteins:
- the secA gene encoding preprotein translocase subunit SecA: MDFFDKLGDFFNALTGFVERMIRKVFKSSNEREVRRIGFIREQDGSTRIAPGSTLDRINQLEPELMKLSDAELRETASKMRKKLADGKTVHDILPEVFAAARESGRRYLKMRHYDVQMVGAYVLNQGKIAEMMTGEGKTLVATLPVALNAMAGHVHVVTVNDYLAKRDMEWMGPLYLGLGLTVGCIQSSMRPNDRKPSYDCDITYGTNNEFGFDYLRDNMKMRKSEQVQGPLDFAIVDEVDNILIDEARTPLIISGPASDDLTKYPKADKIARQLIKGTDFEVKEKEHSCHLTDAGIRHAEELAGVESFYTAGNMEWPHLLDNSLKAHYLYKRDVNYVVERVEDGSMGIVIVDEHTGRKMTGRQWSDGLHQAVEAKEGVKIKEVTQTLATITLQNYFKLYKKLSGMTGTAMTEAQEFYKIYGLDVVAIPTNRPTQRINHADVIYRSEREKWNAVCDEIVEVNKTGRPILVGTVSIEKSERLSNMLQRRGIQHAVLNAKQHEREAEFVAQAGRLSAVTIATNMAGRGTDIILGGNPEYLAWEVLKTQYPSRLDVPKSVWDQMSDEIAQREGMKVEGKKVSDVGGLHVIGTERHDARRIDLQLRGRSGRQGDPGSSRFYLSLEDDLMRIFMGEKVQAMLGWLGMQEGEAIESGMVTKQIEKAQKRVEERHFESRKSLLEYDEVMDFQRKEVYGFRQRVLDGTNCRDLILDMIDKQLDRTTKRPDDNTVLSIMEESQIDRFRHFVHPLYRNDIAAGWARMALKIEVEPQRLADMDLEQMKDFLSDEAMRQLEGLIREQIDENLPPEVERRDWNWQSLAGWANRTLGMNTNDRDLKKISTPPGEGDDIDREALERLMFEGAKASIERTDWQPLEFITSPDFAQRQMSGWLGQQFALQITPEELGSFDEPEKTLTSLKKTVRERYREQEIRFPVAIGLTRYIRPQGESDREGLIGWASQRFRSRLDPARLENVTTLRQVEDELLQMSRAYYPSEEAFRKFDQELDRAVESVNGHPTGDPQKFTQLAQFSNQTLSLDLQPQSLATLPKSEVKVAAYQALERRYRPEFAEAERAILLSILDTAWKEHLLGMDQLRSSIGLEGYAGKDPKVEYKRLGMRMFEQMWEHVRELVTFNVFRVDTESSVDYLESLWEISSTTHAEAQSISEEFAGQPAPSHDGGNDFAPGQEIKAVEPIRNFDEKVGRNDLCPCGSGKKYKKCHGQNG, translated from the coding sequence ATGGATTTCTTCGACAAGCTCGGCGACTTCTTCAACGCCCTCACCGGGTTTGTCGAGCGCATGATCCGCAAGGTGTTCAAGTCGTCGAACGAGCGCGAAGTGCGCCGGATCGGCTTCATTCGCGAACAGGACGGATCGACCAGGATCGCCCCCGGGTCGACGCTGGACCGGATCAACCAGCTCGAGCCGGAACTGATGAAGCTCAGCGACGCCGAGCTGAGAGAGACGGCGTCAAAGATGCGGAAGAAGCTGGCGGACGGAAAAACCGTCCACGACATCCTGCCGGAAGTCTTCGCCGCCGCCCGCGAATCGGGCCGCCGCTACCTGAAGATGCGTCACTACGACGTGCAGATGGTCGGCGCGTACGTGCTGAATCAGGGCAAGATCGCCGAAATGATGACGGGCGAAGGCAAGACGCTCGTCGCCACGCTGCCGGTGGCGCTTAACGCCATGGCCGGCCACGTCCACGTCGTGACCGTGAACGACTATCTCGCCAAGCGCGACATGGAATGGATGGGCCCCCTGTACCTGGGGCTGGGCCTCACGGTCGGCTGCATCCAGTCGTCGATGCGTCCGAACGACCGCAAGCCGTCGTACGACTGTGACATCACCTACGGCACGAACAACGAATTCGGTTTCGACTACCTCCGCGACAACATGAAGATGCGGAAGTCGGAGCAGGTGCAGGGCCCGCTCGATTTCGCGATCGTCGACGAAGTCGACAACATCCTGATCGACGAAGCCCGCACGCCGCTGATCATCTCGGGCCCGGCTTCCGACGACCTCACGAAGTACCCCAAGGCCGACAAGATCGCCCGGCAGCTCATCAAGGGGACCGACTTCGAAGTCAAGGAGAAGGAACACTCCTGTCACCTGACGGATGCAGGCATCCGGCACGCGGAAGAACTGGCGGGTGTCGAAAGCTTCTACACGGCCGGCAACATGGAGTGGCCGCACCTGCTCGATAACTCGCTGAAGGCCCACTACCTGTACAAGCGGGACGTGAACTACGTCGTCGAGCGGGTCGAAGACGGCAGCATGGGCATCGTGATCGTCGACGAGCACACGGGCCGCAAGATGACGGGCCGTCAGTGGAGCGACGGCCTGCACCAGGCGGTCGAGGCGAAGGAAGGAGTGAAGATCAAGGAGGTCACGCAGACCCTCGCGACGATCACCCTCCAGAACTACTTCAAGTTGTACAAGAAGCTGTCGGGCATGACCGGAACGGCCATGACCGAGGCGCAGGAGTTCTACAAGATCTACGGTCTGGACGTAGTCGCGATTCCGACCAACCGCCCGACGCAACGCATCAACCATGCAGACGTGATCTACCGCTCCGAGCGCGAGAAGTGGAACGCCGTCTGCGACGAAATCGTGGAAGTGAACAAGACCGGACGGCCGATCCTCGTCGGCACGGTGTCGATCGAGAAGAGCGAGCGGCTGTCGAACATGCTGCAGCGGCGCGGCATCCAGCACGCGGTGCTGAACGCGAAGCAGCACGAGCGCGAGGCCGAGTTCGTCGCCCAGGCCGGGCGACTGAGCGCGGTGACGATTGCCACGAATATGGCCGGCCGCGGAACGGACATCATCCTCGGCGGCAACCCGGAGTATCTCGCCTGGGAAGTGCTGAAGACGCAGTACCCGTCGCGCCTGGACGTGCCGAAGTCGGTCTGGGACCAGATGTCGGACGAGATCGCCCAGCGGGAAGGGATGAAGGTCGAAGGGAAGAAGGTCTCTGATGTCGGCGGACTGCATGTGATCGGCACGGAGCGTCACGACGCCCGCCGAATCGACCTGCAGCTCCGCGGCCGTTCGGGACGCCAGGGAGATCCCGGTTCGAGCCGGTTCTACCTGTCGCTCGAAGACGACCTGATGCGGATCTTCATGGGCGAAAAGGTCCAGGCGATGCTCGGCTGGCTGGGCATGCAGGAAGGGGAGGCCATCGAGAGCGGGATGGTCACCAAGCAGATCGAGAAGGCGCAGAAGCGGGTCGAAGAACGTCACTTCGAAAGCCGCAAGAGCCTGCTGGAATATGACGAGGTCATGGACTTCCAGCGGAAGGAAGTCTACGGGTTCCGCCAGCGCGTGCTCGATGGCACCAACTGCCGCGACCTGATCCTCGACATGATCGACAAGCAGCTCGATCGCACGACGAAGCGTCCGGACGACAACACCGTGCTGTCGATCATGGAAGAATCGCAGATCGACCGGTTCCGCCATTTCGTTCACCCGCTGTATCGCAACGACATTGCGGCCGGGTGGGCGCGGATGGCGCTGAAGATCGAGGTCGAGCCGCAGCGTCTCGCGGACATGGACCTCGAGCAGATGAAGGACTTCCTCAGCGATGAGGCGATGCGGCAGCTGGAAGGGCTGATCCGCGAGCAGATCGACGAGAACCTGCCGCCGGAGGTGGAGCGTCGGGACTGGAACTGGCAGTCGCTGGCGGGCTGGGCCAACCGCACGCTCGGCATGAACACCAACGACCGGGACCTGAAGAAGATCAGCACGCCTCCGGGCGAAGGGGACGACATCGACCGCGAGGCGCTCGAACGGCTGATGTTCGAAGGGGCGAAGGCGTCGATCGAGCGGACCGACTGGCAGCCGCTGGAATTCATCACGTCGCCCGACTTCGCGCAGCGCCAGATGTCCGGATGGCTGGGGCAGCAGTTCGCCCTGCAGATCACGCCGGAAGAACTCGGCAGCTTCGACGAGCCCGAGAAGACGCTGACATCATTGAAGAAGACGGTTCGTGAGCGTTATCGCGAACAGGAGATCCGCTTCCCGGTCGCCATCGGCCTGACGCGCTACATCCGCCCGCAGGGAGAGAGCGACCGCGAAGGATTGATCGGCTGGGCGAGCCAGCGGTTCCGTTCGCGGCTCGATCCGGCCCGCCTGGAGAACGTCACGACCCTCCGGCAGGTCGAAGACGAACTGCTGCAGATGAGCCGGGCGTACTACCCGTCCGAAGAAGCGTTCCGGAAGTTCGACCAGGAACTCGACCGGGCGGTTGAAAGCGTCAATGGTCACCCGACGGGAGATCCGCAGAAGTTCACGCAACTGGCGCAGTTCAGCAATCAGACGCTCAGCCTCGACCTGCAGCCGCAGTCACTGGCGACGCTTCCGAAGTCGGAAGTGAAGGTCGCCGCCTACCAGGCGCTGGAGCGTCGGTACCGTCCGGAGTTCGCCGAGGCGGAGCGGGCGATCCTCCTGAGCATTCTCGACACGGCCTGGAAGGAACACCTGCTCGGGATGGACCAGCTGCGATCGTCGATCGGGCTGGAGGGATATGCCGGCAAGGATCCGAAGGTCGAGTACAAGCGGCTCGGCATGCGGATGTTCGAGCAGATGTGGGAACATGTCCGCGAACTCGTGACGTTCAACGTCTTCCGTGTCGATACGGAAAGCTCGGTCGACTACCTCGAGTCGCTGTGGGAGATCTCTTCGACGACTCACGCCGAGGCACAGTCGATCAGCGAAGAGTTCGCCGGTCAACCGGCTCCATCGCACGACGGCGGCAACGACTTCGCGCCCGGACAGGAGATCAAGGCAGTGGAGCCGATCCGGAACTTCGATGAGAAAGTCGGCCGGAACGACCTCTGCCCGTGCGGCAGCGGGAAGAAGTACAAGAAGTGCCACGGCCAGAACGGGTAG
- a CDS encoding 2-oxo acid dehydrogenase subunit E2: protein MTSESPSVHQASVEGDSVHPLTEQRRLIWDGMRLSRRFFLNHQMFLVRFDAVQARRDECRQRGLPAPSFSACVMHAIGQVLPQHPWLNAYLTPFPRRIVRYRNVDICYTVECRNADGAPYVGFSCLRNAAALSLDEISAQLTATRTACDSGSKAAQHPYTGLPTVLRWLHYTFRCAPFPTKAREIFGTVGFSSVGKWGAMITTPLAPRSLTFSLGTVDRQPVVDGDIVRPGLAAWLTLTYDHRIADGAQVARLGAEIADFLARFPIGPTPALAIPAPAAVSPEAKSPRGVPSGLNSFPATSG, encoded by the coding sequence ATGACGAGTGAATCACCGAGCGTTCACCAGGCGTCGGTGGAGGGAGACAGCGTCCACCCCCTCACGGAACAGCGCCGGCTGATCTGGGACGGGATGCGGCTGTCGCGACGGTTCTTCCTGAACCACCAGATGTTTCTCGTCCGTTTTGACGCCGTCCAGGCGCGGCGGGACGAATGCCGCCAGCGCGGCCTGCCGGCCCCTTCCTTCTCCGCGTGCGTGATGCACGCCATCGGGCAGGTGCTCCCCCAGCACCCGTGGTTGAACGCCTACCTGACGCCGTTCCCAAGACGCATCGTCCGCTACAGGAATGTCGACATCTGTTACACGGTCGAATGCCGGAACGCAGACGGAGCTCCCTACGTCGGCTTCTCCTGCCTCAGAAACGCGGCCGCTCTGAGCCTGGACGAGATCAGCGCCCAGTTGACAGCCACCCGCACCGCCTGCGACAGCGGGTCCAAGGCCGCGCAGCATCCCTACACGGGCCTGCCAACGGTTCTCCGCTGGCTGCACTACACCTTCCGCTGCGCGCCGTTTCCGACGAAGGCGCGGGAGATCTTCGGAACCGTCGGGTTCTCGAGCGTCGGGAAGTGGGGCGCGATGATCACGACGCCGCTGGCGCCGCGGTCACTCACCTTCTCGCTCGGAACAGTGGACCGCCAGCCCGTCGTCGACGGCGACATCGTCCGGCCGGGCCTCGCGGCCTGGCTCACATTGACGTACGACCACCGGATTGCCGACGGGGCACAGGTCGCCCGGCTCGGGGCCGAGATCGCCGATTTCCTCGCCCGGTTCCCGATCGGCCCGACGCCCGCCCTGGCCATACCCGCCCCGGCCGCCGTGAGCCCGGAAGCAAAAAGCCCGCGGGGAGTCCCCTCGGGCTTGAACTCATTTCCAGCGACGAGCGGTTGA
- a CDS encoding glycoside hydrolase family 57 protein — protein sequence MQPVSLALFWHQHQPYYPDDISGETLMPWVRMHGTKDYIGMAMHIAEVPEFRCTINLVPSLLVQIQRYVDGKSDRHLDVSRMPVDGLSELDSHYLLDHFFMAYVDGMIRPHQRYYELYLKRGLGRESAASVRDRYSQQDLRDLQVWSNLTWFHELLFERDADLRAFRQKGQGWSENEKNWLLDRQREVLAEIVPLHRRLSENGQVELTTTPFYHPIMPLLWDKRSARQAMPACELPRYTDSYKEDVHEHLRRAVKLHTECFGKPPKGMWPSEGSVSQDIIAAIADAGIEWIATDEEILMQSTDNFVSRDGQGLVTRPEMLFRPWRVEQDGKQLQIVFRDHGLSDLIGFHYQRNDPVWAADDMLGKVASIGRGVAGRMGDRPAIVPVILDGENCWEFYPDGGVRFLRHLYQQAAVHPQVKPMTIGEHVEKYPATDRIGKLFAGSWISHNFAIWIGHEEDRAGWDLLHPTREFLKKATEEKRASAEILEKAWKELYIAEGSDWYWWFGGEFSSAQDALFDLLFRRHLQNVYALLGESPPGALMRPIKRVAQRIIHTQPKSFLRVKVDGRQSFFEWLNSGSYRAGQERGTMAQVTEGLVRQVQFGFDRERLLVRIDTTHAAREDLAGVDEIRLRFLEPENVEVRISHPSTATPQVRVQRDGQRVARSKAAAAAHEIFECGIPLSELAITPGSPCHWSMELFSQKQSRERIPSEGAFELLVPAPDFEQRVWQA from the coding sequence ATGCAACCTGTCTCACTGGCTCTGTTCTGGCACCAGCATCAGCCCTACTACCCGGACGACATCTCCGGTGAAACCCTGATGCCCTGGGTCCGGATGCACGGGACCAAGGACTACATCGGCATGGCGATGCATATCGCCGAGGTGCCGGAGTTCCGGTGCACGATCAACCTCGTGCCGAGCCTGCTGGTCCAGATCCAGCGGTATGTCGACGGCAAGAGCGATCGCCACCTCGACGTTTCCCGCATGCCGGTCGACGGACTCTCGGAGCTCGACTCGCACTATCTGCTGGATCATTTCTTCATGGCCTATGTGGACGGCATGATCCGTCCGCACCAGCGCTACTACGAGCTTTATCTGAAGCGCGGGCTGGGCCGGGAATCGGCGGCGTCCGTCCGGGATCGGTATTCGCAGCAGGATCTCCGCGACCTGCAGGTCTGGAGCAACCTGACGTGGTTTCACGAGCTGCTGTTCGAGCGTGATGCAGACCTGCGCGCGTTCCGTCAGAAGGGGCAGGGCTGGTCTGAGAACGAAAAGAACTGGCTGCTGGACAGGCAGCGCGAAGTGCTCGCAGAGATTGTCCCGCTGCACCGCAGGCTGTCCGAGAACGGGCAGGTCGAGCTGACGACGACTCCGTTCTACCACCCGATCATGCCGCTGCTCTGGGACAAGCGCAGCGCGCGGCAGGCGATGCCGGCCTGTGAACTCCCTCGGTACACCGATTCCTACAAGGAAGACGTCCACGAGCATCTCAGGAGGGCGGTGAAGCTCCACACCGAGTGCTTTGGAAAGCCCCCGAAAGGGATGTGGCCGTCGGAAGGCTCGGTTTCCCAGGACATCATCGCCGCGATCGCCGACGCGGGCATCGAATGGATCGCGACCGACGAAGAGATCCTGATGCAGTCGACGGACAACTTCGTCTCGCGCGACGGCCAGGGGCTGGTCACCCGCCCTGAAATGCTGTTCCGCCCGTGGCGGGTCGAGCAGGACGGCAAGCAGCTGCAGATCGTTTTCCGCGACCACGGATTGAGCGACCTGATCGGCTTCCACTACCAGCGGAATGATCCCGTGTGGGCGGCAGACGACATGCTGGGGAAGGTCGCGTCGATCGGCCGCGGCGTTGCCGGACGGATGGGGGACAGGCCGGCAATCGTGCCGGTGATCCTCGACGGCGAGAACTGCTGGGAGTTCTATCCGGATGGGGGAGTCCGCTTCCTCCGGCACCTGTACCAGCAGGCGGCCGTCCATCCGCAGGTGAAGCCGATGACGATCGGCGAGCATGTCGAGAAGTACCCGGCCACTGACCGGATCGGAAAGCTGTTCGCCGGAAGCTGGATCTCCCACAACTTCGCAATCTGGATCGGGCACGAGGAAGACCGCGCCGGGTGGGACCTGCTCCACCCCACGCGCGAGTTCCTGAAGAAGGCCACCGAGGAAAAGCGGGCATCGGCCGAGATCCTCGAGAAGGCCTGGAAAGAGCTGTACATCGCCGAAGGGAGCGACTGGTACTGGTGGTTCGGGGGAGAATTCTCGTCCGCGCAGGACGCGCTGTTTGATCTGCTGTTCCGCCGTCATCTCCAGAATGTCTACGCGCTGCTCGGCGAATCGCCTCCCGGCGCTCTGATGCGTCCCATCAAGCGGGTCGCGCAGCGGATCATCCATACGCAGCCGAAGAGTTTTCTGCGGGTGAAGGTCGATGGCCGGCAGTCGTTCTTCGAATGGCTGAACTCAGGCAGCTATCGCGCGGGCCAGGAACGCGGGACGATGGCCCAGGTGACGGAAGGGCTCGTCCGGCAGGTGCAGTTTGGCTTCGATCGCGAACGGTTGCTCGTCCGCATTGATACGACCCACGCCGCGCGGGAAGACCTGGCGGGCGTCGATGAGATCCGGCTGCGGTTCCTCGAGCCGGAGAACGTCGAAGTGCGGATCTCGCATCCCTCGACCGCCACTCCGCAGGTGCGCGTGCAGCGGGACGGCCAGCGCGTGGCCCGCTCAAAAGCCGCCGCGGCCGCTCACGAGATTTTCGAATGCGGGATCCCGCTGTCCGAACTGGCAATCACGCCGGGCAGCCCCTGCCACTGGTCGATGGAACTGTTCAGCCAGAAGCAAAGCCGGGAGCGGATTCCTTCGGAAGGGGCGTTCGAGCTGCTGGTTCCAGCGCCGGACTTCGAGCAGCGCGTCTGGCAGGCGTAA
- a CDS encoding ArnT family glycosyltransferase yields the protein MTERRWKAATWLVIALQVAFSIHFAATASVTHDEYWHLPIGAMHWRTARFDWEPLNPPLVRMWAGLPVAFLDGTPVPEKPIPPGEYGDRFVAANRERFQSLYFYGRLMMVALSAVTTLLIARWAGLLFGAAAGTVAAITWGLSPTTIAHGSLVTTDMGAALAFIAVLWPLERFAASPTWGRALGWGSLLGLAQAMKYTCILLYPLSLACWWFAPRQDSPPQAPRTVATRLLAGIALSLLVLNTAYLFEGSFRPLSSYALRSQSLKTIQNVFQPLSGLPVPLPAAWLTGLDEQRLVMEQQHPVYLDGVWNVTGFPDYYLKAILYKTPLGTLALFLIALIAIVLRRLELRRAVFLVGPAAALITLASSEGMQLGVRYVLPSLALMTLAAAALVSVPVRWLKIAGLGCAFASLAGLWSHPYELASFNLIAGGPDGGRYHLVDSNLDWGQDLKTLADYIRREKIDDIGLAYFGTADPAFFGIKFHEPPSRPQPGVYAISVNFVMGRPHVILDGKGGSRAVNIHEFSYFQFFEPVARLGHSIDVYRLSESDVAEWERAASQR from the coding sequence ATGACCGAGCGTCGCTGGAAGGCTGCGACTTGGCTGGTCATTGCGCTGCAGGTGGCGTTCTCGATCCATTTCGCCGCCACAGCCAGCGTGACGCATGATGAATACTGGCACCTGCCGATCGGCGCCATGCACTGGCGGACGGCACGGTTCGACTGGGAGCCGCTGAATCCTCCGCTCGTCCGGATGTGGGCCGGCCTGCCGGTCGCCTTCCTCGATGGCACGCCCGTTCCGGAAAAGCCGATCCCGCCCGGCGAGTACGGCGACCGGTTCGTGGCTGCGAACCGCGAGCGATTTCAGTCGCTGTATTTCTACGGCCGGTTGATGATGGTCGCCCTTTCCGCCGTGACGACGCTGCTGATCGCGCGCTGGGCCGGGTTGCTGTTCGGCGCCGCCGCGGGCACGGTGGCGGCGATCACGTGGGGCCTGTCTCCCACTACCATCGCGCATGGCTCGCTGGTCACGACCGACATGGGCGCGGCGCTGGCTTTCATTGCCGTCCTGTGGCCGCTGGAACGATTCGCGGCGTCGCCGACATGGGGCCGCGCGCTCGGCTGGGGCTCGCTCCTGGGACTTGCGCAGGCGATGAAGTACACCTGCATTCTCCTCTACCCGTTGTCGCTCGCCTGCTGGTGGTTCGCTCCACGTCAGGACAGTCCACCGCAGGCTCCTCGCACCGTCGCGACTCGCCTCCTCGCCGGAATCGCCCTGAGCCTGCTCGTCCTTAACACGGCTTACCTGTTCGAAGGCTCGTTTCGGCCGCTGTCGTCGTATGCCCTCCGCAGCCAGTCACTGAAGACGATTCAGAACGTCTTCCAACCGTTGAGCGGACTCCCAGTTCCCCTTCCCGCGGCGTGGCTCACTGGCCTTGATGAGCAGCGGCTGGTGATGGAACAGCAGCACCCGGTCTACCTCGATGGAGTCTGGAACGTCACCGGTTTCCCCGACTACTACCTGAAAGCGATCCTCTACAAGACTCCCCTGGGGACACTGGCGCTGTTCCTCATCGCCCTGATTGCCATCGTCCTGCGGCGACTCGAGCTGCGCCGCGCCGTCTTTCTCGTCGGCCCGGCGGCCGCGCTCATCACTCTTGCCTCCAGCGAAGGGATGCAGCTCGGCGTGCGTTATGTCCTGCCGTCGCTCGCCCTGATGACGCTGGCCGCGGCCGCCCTCGTGTCCGTGCCGGTCCGCTGGCTCAAGATCGCGGGCCTCGGTTGCGCCTTCGCCTCTCTCGCCGGCCTGTGGAGTCATCCCTATGAACTGGCGTCGTTCAACCTGATTGCCGGCGGCCCCGATGGCGGGCGCTACCACCTCGTCGATTCGAATCTCGACTGGGGACAGGACCTGAAAACCCTCGCCGACTACATCCGGCGTGAGAAGATCGACGACATCGGCCTGGCCTACTTCGGAACGGCCGATCCTGCGTTTTTCGGGATCAAGTTCCATGAGCCCCCCTCACGCCCGCAGCCGGGCGTGTATGCCATCAGCGTCAATTTCGTGATGGGCCGGCCGCATGTGATCCTGGATGGCAAAGGGGGATCGAGAGCCGTGAACATCCACGAGTTCAGCTACTTCCAGTTCTTCGAACCAGTGGCGCGGCTGGGGCATTCGATTGATGTGTATCGGCTGAGCGAGAGCGACGTGGCCGAATGGGAACGGGCGGCGAGTCAGCGGTGA
- a CDS encoding Kelch repeat-containing protein — translation MSCFANRCLSVGLFLMVPLLSAASLLQADEPTFNWVKATPAAPWQARDSSGEVVFKDSMLLMGGWFDSLKPYPRDVWRSTDGKDWTRLTDQAGWTSADLPMTVVFKDQVWFMGGWYNGRLPGAKATNEIWTSKDGAAWEKVETTTCWDPRFGAGAAVFKDRIWILGGQKENFFSTLADRRNDVWSSADGKTWTCETEHAPWSPRSYHGAVVHDGKLWVIGGGNYLPEYDAVSDVWCTEDGKDWTQVTSKAPWHPRIWFSTVVYRDHLWVLGGWSKVPEQNWGDVWYSKDGKEWKQLKSDVVWKERHEHSAYVYKDRIWVAGGHARPLSNEVWSLELPADWTGE, via the coding sequence ATGTCCTGTTTCGCGAATCGCTGCCTATCTGTCGGCCTGTTTCTGATGGTCCCGCTGCTCTCGGCCGCGTCCCTCCTGCAGGCTGACGAGCCGACCTTCAACTGGGTGAAAGCCACTCCGGCCGCCCCCTGGCAGGCCCGAGATTCGTCCGGCGAAGTGGTCTTCAAAGACTCGATGCTCCTGATGGGAGGCTGGTTCGATTCACTGAAGCCCTATCCACGCGATGTGTGGCGCTCGACGGACGGGAAAGACTGGACCCGCCTCACCGATCAGGCCGGCTGGACTTCGGCCGATCTGCCGATGACCGTCGTCTTCAAGGATCAGGTCTGGTTCATGGGGGGCTGGTACAACGGCCGGCTCCCCGGAGCGAAGGCGACGAACGAGATCTGGACATCGAAGGACGGCGCGGCCTGGGAGAAGGTGGAGACGACGACCTGCTGGGATCCGCGCTTCGGCGCGGGCGCGGCCGTCTTCAAAGACAGGATCTGGATCCTCGGCGGCCAGAAAGAGAACTTCTTCAGCACGCTGGCTGACCGCCGGAACGATGTCTGGTCGTCGGCCGACGGCAAGACCTGGACCTGTGAAACCGAGCATGCCCCGTGGTCGCCGCGGTCGTATCACGGCGCGGTCGTTCACGACGGCAAGCTGTGGGTGATCGGCGGTGGGAATTACCTCCCCGAGTACGACGCCGTCAGCGACGTCTGGTGCACCGAGGACGGCAAGGACTGGACGCAGGTGACGTCGAAAGCGCCGTGGCATCCGCGGATCTGGTTTTCGACGGTCGTGTACCGCGACCACCTGTGGGTCCTCGGCGGCTGGTCGAAAGTACCCGAGCAGAACTGGGGCGACGTCTGGTACTCGAAGGACGGTAAGGAATGGAAGCAGCTCAAGTCGGACGTTGTCTGGAAAGAGCGGCACGAGCATTCGGCCTACGTCTACAAGGACCGAATCTGGGTCGCGGGCGGCCACGCCCGGCCGCTGTCGAATGAGGTCTGGTCGCTCGAGCTTCCCGCGGACTGGACGGGAGAATGA
- a CDS encoding SDR family NAD(P)-dependent oxidoreductase — translation MSQKLAGKVAVVTGASKGIGAGIAKELAAQGASVVVNYFSSKAGADKVVQEITAKGGKAVAIGASVAEPDEVKKLFAETKKAFGRVDVLVNNAGIYEFGQLDEINVDHFHKQFNINVLGLLLATQEAVKLMPEPGGSIINISSVVSTGRIPGASVYSATKGAVDAATRSLAAELGPKKIRVNTINPGMVETEGTHSTGIHESDFRKQIEATAPLGRIGAPHDIAPAVAYLASDDSSWVTGESFFLSGGLR, via the coding sequence ATGTCTCAGAAACTGGCAGGCAAAGTCGCAGTCGTCACCGGGGCATCGAAGGGGATCGGGGCAGGCATCGCGAAGGAACTCGCGGCCCAGGGCGCATCCGTCGTTGTCAACTACTTTTCCAGCAAGGCGGGAGCTGACAAGGTCGTTCAGGAGATCACGGCCAAAGGAGGCAAGGCCGTCGCGATCGGGGCCAGCGTTGCCGAACCGGACGAGGTGAAGAAGCTGTTCGCCGAAACGAAGAAGGCATTCGGCCGGGTCGATGTCCTCGTCAACAACGCCGGCATCTATGAGTTCGGCCAACTCGACGAGATCAACGTCGACCACTTCCACAAGCAGTTCAACATCAATGTGCTGGGATTGCTGCTTGCCACGCAGGAAGCCGTGAAGCTCATGCCCGAGCCTGGTGGGAGCATCATCAACATCAGCTCCGTCGTTTCGACCGGCCGGATTCCGGGCGCTTCGGTTTACAGCGCGACCAAAGGCGCCGTCGACGCCGCCACCCGCTCACTCGCCGCCGAACTCGGTCCGAAGAAGATTCGCGTCAACACCATCAACCCGGGCATGGTGGAGACGGAAGGAACGCATTCGACCGGAATCCACGAAAGCGATTTCCGGAAACAGATCGAAGCCACCGCTCCTCTGGGCCGGATCGGCGCGCCGCACGATATCGCCCCTGCCGTCGCCTATCTCGCCAGCGATGACTCCAGCTGGGTCACCGGTGAATCCTTCTTCCTCTCTGGCGGCCTCCGCTGA